The following are from one region of the Maribacter aquivivus genome:
- a CDS encoding DUF4369 domain-containing protein, which translates to MKKILFVVAAVLALSSCGDNPEETMIVNGKIKGLKKGTLYLQHVPDSVLVTVDSVAINGDGNFSFTTKLMSPEIFYLYLDKKDNNDINDRITFFAEPGTTTINTDWNTFDTTAKIIGSESQEKFEEYKQTMTGINKRNVEIMMKAAQPENQTSQLSIDSLENISNRNTQRGYAFAINFALNNKSSFIAPYIALKEIPDANVKYLDSIYSVLSPEVVESKYGKELAELLKKN; encoded by the coding sequence ATGAAGAAAATATTATTTGTTGTTGCAGCGGTACTAGCTTTAAGTTCATGTGGGGACAACCCAGAGGAAACTATGATTGTGAACGGTAAAATAAAAGGACTTAAAAAAGGTACTCTTTATTTACAACATGTACCTGACTCGGTTCTTGTTACTGTTGATTCTGTTGCTATAAACGGAGATGGAAATTTCTCTTTTACCACAAAATTAATGAGTCCAGAGATTTTTTACCTGTACTTAGATAAAAAAGACAATAACGATATTAACGATCGTATTACTTTCTTTGCTGAACCAGGTACAACTACTATCAATACAGATTGGAATACCTTTGATACAACTGCAAAAATAATAGGTTCTGAATCTCAAGAAAAATTTGAAGAATACAAACAGACCATGACAGGTATCAATAAAAGGAATGTTGAAATAATGATGAAGGCTGCCCAACCAGAAAATCAAACTAGCCAATTAAGTATTGATTCTTTGGAGAATATCAGCAATAGAAATACGCAAAGAGGTTATGCGTTTGCTATTAACTTTGCCTTAAACAACAAATCGTCTTTCATAGCGCCTTATATTGCGCTAAAAGAAATACCCGATGCCAATGTCAAATACTTAGATTCAATCTACAGCGTGCTTTCACCTGAGGTGGTTGAATCTAAATATGGTAAAGAGTTAGCTGAACTATTGAAAAAGAATTAA